A genomic region of Rhodococcus pyridinivorans contains the following coding sequences:
- a CDS encoding ectoine synthase yields the protein MIVRTTEEITGTERDVVSEDGQWRSKRIVLAGDKVGFSFHETTIEPGTVNEFHYANHVEAVWLVEGTGKLQDLDNDVEYDLAPGTMYLLNGHERHRVLPETRMRMLCVFNPPVTGREVHDENGVYPLIVEPA from the coding sequence ATGATCGTTCGTACGACAGAAGAGATCACCGGCACCGAGCGCGACGTCGTCTCGGAGGACGGCCAGTGGCGCAGCAAGCGCATCGTCCTCGCCGGCGACAAGGTGGGCTTTTCGTTCCACGAGACCACCATCGAACCCGGCACTGTCAACGAGTTCCACTACGCCAACCACGTCGAGGCCGTATGGCTCGTCGAGGGCACCGGCAAGCTCCAGGACCTCGACAACGACGTGGAGTACGACCTCGCTCCGGGCACGATGTACCTGCTCAACGGACACGAGCGTCACCGCGTGCTCCCCGAAACGCGCATGCGCATGCTGTGCGTCTTCAATCCTCCGGTCACCGGCCGTGAGGTGCACGACGAGAACGGTGTGTACCCGTTGATCGTCGAACCTGCCTGA